The proteins below come from a single Papaver somniferum cultivar HN1 chromosome 11, ASM357369v1, whole genome shotgun sequence genomic window:
- the LOC113321398 gene encoding E3 ubiquitin-protein ligase PUB22-like, giving the protein MAEIDIPPYFLCPISLEIMRDPVTVSTGITYDRENIEKWLFTGDNTTCPVTKQVLLLETDLTPNHTLRRLIQAWCTMNAIDRIPTPKPPVDKMQIVKLLNNAKSSVQSQMRSLRMLRSIASESDRNRRCMESAGAVEFLASLVKVTSSAAIEKNMGDNTSNEQVTSVSDEALSILHYLQVSTTGLKNLMGKNIDFVEVLMQILRNGNYQSRAYAALLLRPMFEVADPNHLISLKQELFVEVVRCLRSQISNQASKASIQILVETCKWGRNRIKAVEAGAVSVLIEFLLETTDKRACEMILTVLDQLCGCAEGRAELLKHSAGLAVISKKILRVSHLASEKAVKILHSVAKFSATPSVLQEMLAVGVVAKLCLVLQVNSTTRTLEKAKEILKLHSRVWRSSPCVPRNLLSSYPSC; this is encoded by the coding sequence ATGGCTGAGATTGATATTCCACCCTATTTTCTTTGTCCGATCTCTCTAGAAATCATGAGAGATCCAGTAACAGTATCAACAGGAATCACATACGATCGTGAAAATATTGAGAAATGGTTGTTCACCGGGGATAACACCACTTGTCCCGTTACGAAACAGGTATTGTTATTAGAGACTGATCTAACTCCAAACCATACTCTTAGAAGATTGATTCAAGCTTGGTGTACTATGAATGCTATCGATAGAATACCAACACCGAAACCACCAGTCGATAAGATGCAAATCGTTAAACTGCTAAACAATGCAAAGTCGTCGGTCCAGTCGCAGATGAGATCTCTTCGAATGTTAAGATCTATTGCTTCCGAAAGTGATCGTAACAGACGCTGCATGGAATCAGCTGGAGCGGTTGAATTCTTGGCATCACTTGTAAAGGTGACTAGTTCTGCAGCCATTGAGAAGAATATGGGCGATAACACCAGTAATGAGCAGGTAACTAGCGTTAGCGACGAAGCATTAAGTATTCTGCATTACCTTCAAGTTTCAACGACAGGTCTAAAGAATCTCatgggaaaaaacatcgacttcgTTGAAGTTTTGATGCAAATATTACGTAATGGAAACTACCAATCCCGGGCATACGCAGCATTATTACTAAGGCCAATGTTTGAAGTAGCTGATCCAAATCATTTGATTAGTTTAAAACAAGAACTATTCGTTGAAGTGGTCCGTTGTTTACGTAGTCAAATATCAAACCAAGCTTCAAAGGCTTCGATACAGATCTTAGTAGAGACATGTAAATGGGGAAGAAACAGGATTAAAGCAGTCGAAGCCGGTGCAGTATCGGTTTTGATCGAGTTTCTTCTTGAAACAACCGATAAAAGAGCCTGTGAAATGATACTGACCGTTCTAGATCAACTATGTGGGTGTGCCGAAGGAAGAGCAGAGTTGCTAAAACATAGTGCAGGGCTTGCTGTTATATCGAAAAAGATTCTTAGGGTTTCGCATTTGGCAAGTGAGAAGGCAGTGAAAATTCTTCACTCAGTTGCTAAATTTTCTGCAACTCCTAGCGTCCTTCAAGAAATGTTAGCAGTGGGTGTTGTTGCAAAATTATGTTTAGTTCTTCAAGTCAACTCTACAACCAGAACTCTTGAGAAGGCCAAAGAAATTCTTAAGTTGCATTCTAGGGTTTGGAGAAGCTCCCCTTGCGTACCTCGGAATCTGCTCTCTTCTTATCCCTCTTGTTGA